CAAGATTTATGGTGGGAACAGAATGTTTATCGATACTAAAGAAGCATTTATTTTGACTACAAGATATTTTAAAGATTTTAAGTTATGATAAATTTCAAAAAGATGGACGACAAAGACTTTGTATTCGTAAACAAAACTTTGACAGAAAAAGAAGAAAAAGAATTTAGCGATTTTCTAAAAACACGTAAGAAAAAATCTGTTACAACTAATGTAAGGACAAATTCTAAGCCTTATATGGGTAATTGCACGAACCGCTAACAGCAGATTTGGCAAAAGTGTCAGAAAATCTTCTATGACCTGCCAAATTGCATAAAGGTTTATCTCGGGGCCGCCACCATCGCTGAACTCTGGAGCATTGGGCGCCACTTTATTGTCCTTATATTGGACAATCTTAAAATCAAAGACAAGTCTTAAAACTTAAATGTAACATGAATATTGGAAAGGAATTCGAGGAATACGTAAGATATATTTTTTTTTATATTTTAAACATAAAAGATGAAGGCATTGAAATCAAGGAAAGACATAAACTACGAGGACTTAGTGGCGAAATGCATGAATTTGACTTATTTTACGAATTTGACAAGTCGGGCTTTAAACATCAGGTAGGAATAGAGTGTAAAAATACTAACCGCCCCATTGAAAGAGCAGAAATACAAATTTTTGTCGATACGCTTAATAATTTTAGAAATATTGTAGGTATTTTTATTTCTAAAAGTGGGTTTCAGTCGGGGCAAAAGAGTATGGTAAAAAACATGGACTTATTTTAATGGATAATGACGATTTGCCCACATTTCCGCAAATGCTTGCGGATAGAATAAAAATGGTTGCTTTACCAGAGGAATCTCATATAGGCGAACCATTTTGGGTAATTATGGAAATAAATGATAAAAATAGGGTCACAGGCTCTTACTATGGTACAAACAAACCATTCCCACATATTCCTATTTACCTCTCAAAACGTCATGCGGAATCAATGCTTGAAGTTTTAAATAAAAATGGTACAGGAAAATATGCGGTTAGAGGATTGACTCAATATGCATTAAGAACATTTATTATCACAACCAAATTCATGAATATTCGCCTTATGATTTGCCTAAAAGACAGAAATACGATTAAGGCGACAGACTTTTTTGCTTTTGAAATTTCAAATGACGAACTTCAGAAACAATATTACTATGGAGAGCAAATAGACTTTTCTCTTTAATATTACCCAAAGAAAAGCGAACGTCCAATATCGTTTTTGTGCAAGTTGTTGGTGTCTAAAGAAATAAATTAACATCTGTAATTCCATTCTACTTTTTGTACGAAATTTTAACTGATACGATTCTAATCCCAACAAACACAAAGCCATTCTCCATTACCAGCAATCTTCACAGATACATTACTAAGACAGCTATAATTTTTCGGACAATATTTGTTTCCCAATTGGGAACTTATACCTTTAAGCAATATCGATATAAAAACGCATCTTTTTCTAACTAAATCTTCTTAAAACATTATATTTAACGTTTAGATATACTAAACAACATCATGCGTTATTTTAAATTTTTTATTGTCTTATTCCCTTTATTTATAGTGAGCAGGCTAAACGCTCAACAAAAAAATTCTGATCAAAAAATGCAATGGTTTGCAGATGCCAAACTGGGTATTTTCATCCATTGGGGCATTTATTCTGTTAATGGCATTTCCGAATCGTGGTCGTTTTTTAACAACTATATTAACCACGATGCTTACATGAAACAACTCAATGGTTTTACCGCCGCAAAATACAAACCAGAAGAATGGGTAAATTTGATTAAAGAAAGTGGTGCTAAATATGCGGTAATTACCACCAAACATCATGATGGCGTTGCCCTTTGGGACAGTAAAATGCCAAATGCCACCACTACAGTAAAGAACAGTGCAGCTAAAAAAGATTTAATTACACCATTTGTGGCTGAACTCAAAAAATCAGGCCTTAAAACAGGTTTATATTTTTCATTACCCGATTGGAGTTATACGGATTATGATGGTTTTACCCGCGATCGTAAACGGTATGATTACAAACAAGATCCTGCCCGCTTTAAAAAATTCCAGAACTATTTTCAGGGGCAGTTAAACGAACTTTCTAATCAGTACAACCCCGATTTAGTGTGGTTTGATGGCGACTGGGAACATAGTGGCGAAGAATGGCAAGCCAAAAACATATTGGAAAATTTACGCAAAGTAAACCAGAACATCATTATCAATTCGCGTTTAAATGGTCACGGTGATTACGATACTCCCGAACAAGGCGTGCCGGTGGTAAGGCCTACATCACCAGAGTGGGAATTGTGTTACACCATGAACGACTCATGGGGCTATCAACCTTACGACAATCACTACAAATCGTCAAATATGATTATCCGTACCCTGGTTGATTGCATTAGCATGGGCGGAAATTTATTGCTTGATATTGGACCAAAAGCAGATGGTACTATTGCGCCAGAACAAGTAAAGATTTTAAAAGATTTGGGTCGCTGGACCAACAAACATGCGGAAGCAATTTACAGTACACAGGCTGGAATTCCGAACGGGCACATCAATGGAAAGACTGCTTTATCCAAAAACAAAGATATATTGTACCTGTATCTCGATTATAAAACAAAAAATGGGATTTTACTGTCGGGAATAAAATCGAGAATCAACAAAATTGAAGTAATTGGGAGCAAAGCACAGGTATATTCGATTCAATTAAATGAAACAGATTATCTGCTTAATTTAAAAGATGCCGATTTTGACAGCGATGTAACCGTTCTAAAAGTATCATTAAACGGCCCTATTCAGCTCGCTGAAGACAAACAGGAAAGCCTTTCGCTGGCAGACTTATATGCTGCGCCTAAGCAGCGGGGGTTAACCAACTTAAACCTGAGCAGGCTGGCCATTAATTTAAATGCAGGTACAAATATATTTCAGAATACCGGTTTACCTGCTGATGGCTTAGACTTTAATCCTGGAGTTAAAAACGTAGATCAAAAGATTAGTAACTGGGTAATCAAAAATGCCGAGGTCCTTTACAAAACAGGCAAAGGCATCCCCAGCGGACATTACCAGGGCAATACGGCACTTTCTGCCGATAAACAAACCCTTTACTTATTTGTAGAAGGCACACCAACCGGCCCAATTGCCATTAAAGGTTTAAAAAATAATATCAGCAGGATCAGGATTGTGGGTGAAGGTACCATGCTTCCGCACGAAATTTATAACAAACTGTACTGGAGCAAAATACCAGGAATTGTTTACATTCCTGTACCTAAAGATAAATTAGATCCTGAATTAACGGTAATTGCGGTGCTTTTAGATAGCCCGATTGATTTGTACCGTGAAAAAGTTGGTGCTATTGAAAGCAATCTCTAATTATTTAACAATTGTAAAATAGTGGTTCAACTTTACGATTATCCTTAAATTGCATTACTTTCGCACATCATGCAGGCAAAATATATCTCATATAAGGAGACCGGATCATTTTCAAAACTGGTTTTAGATTATATTAACGACGAAAAACAGCTTAAATCTTTTTACAGCTATCGTCCTGATATGGAGGGCTTAGCAAAAGCAATTGAGCATAGAAATTTCCTTGGAAACCGGGCAACCTTAGTACAGGTTTTACAAGATCAATATCGGCATTTACAACCCAATAAATCAGTTACCAAAAACATAGAACTTTTAGGTTCAGCGAATACCTTTACAGTTACAACGGGCCACCAGCTGAACCTTTTTACCGGTCCGCTTTATTTTATTTACAAGATTGTAACCACCATTAATTTAGCCATCGAGTTAAAAATGGCTCATCCAGATAAAAACTTTGTTCCGGTTTATTGGATGGCAACAGAAGATCATGATTTTGATGA
The nucleotide sequence above comes from Pedobacter riviphilus. Encoded proteins:
- a CDS encoding restriction endonuclease, translated to MNIGKEFEEYVRYIFFYILNIKDEGIEIKERHKLRGLSGEMHEFDLFYEFDKSGFKHQVGIECKNTNRPIERAEIQIFVDTLNNFRNIVGIFISKSGFQSGQKSMVKNMDLF
- a CDS encoding alpha-L-fucosidase, with amino-acid sequence MRYFKFFIVLFPLFIVSRLNAQQKNSDQKMQWFADAKLGIFIHWGIYSVNGISESWSFFNNYINHDAYMKQLNGFTAAKYKPEEWVNLIKESGAKYAVITTKHHDGVALWDSKMPNATTTVKNSAAKKDLITPFVAELKKSGLKTGLYFSLPDWSYTDYDGFTRDRKRYDYKQDPARFKKFQNYFQGQLNELSNQYNPDLVWFDGDWEHSGEEWQAKNILENLRKVNQNIIINSRLNGHGDYDTPEQGVPVVRPTSPEWELCYTMNDSWGYQPYDNHYKSSNMIIRTLVDCISMGGNLLLDIGPKADGTIAPEQVKILKDLGRWTNKHAEAIYSTQAGIPNGHINGKTALSKNKDILYLYLDYKTKNGILLSGIKSRINKIEVIGSKAQVYSIQLNETDYLLNLKDADFDSDVTVLKVSLNGPIQLAEDKQESLSLADLYAAPKQRGLTNLNLSRLAINLNAGTNIFQNTGLPADGLDFNPGVKNVDQKISNWVIKNAEVLYKTGKGIPSGHYQGNTALSADKQTLYLFVEGTPTGPIAIKGLKNNISRIRIVGEGTMLPHEIYNKLYWSKIPGIVYIPVPKDKLDPELTVIAVLLDSPIDLYREKVGAIESNL